The following are encoded together in the Panicum virgatum strain AP13 chromosome 6K, P.virgatum_v5, whole genome shotgun sequence genome:
- the LOC120713165 gene encoding ABC transporter B family member 14-like, producing MGSIYSNNQVIRPNTAGDIFIDGHSIKKLDLKLLRRNIASVSQEPSLFSGNIKDNLRIGKMDANDEEIIEAATTANVHSFISKLPNEYLTEVGERGVQLSGGQKQRIAIARAMLKDPPILLLDEATSALDSESEKLVKDALEIAMRGRTVILIAHRMSTIVDADTIVVVENGRVAQTGTHHELLEKNTFYSNVCSMQNIETEAEKKVASTSDNVIEEQIGEAHIRQSSIKQGTKNKLERVESKQQKREIVKEMHPFFRLWYGLHKEDILKILFGSSAAAISGISKPLFGYFIMTIGVAYYDPDAKTKVSKYSLIFFTAGMVTLVSNILQHYIYGIVGEKAMKNLREDLFSAVLRNELGWFEKPKNGVGFLTSRIVSDTSTVKTIISDRMAVIVQCISSILIAIIVSMYVNWRMGLVSWAVMPCHFIGGLIQAKSAKGFYGDSAIAHRELVSLASEAASNIRTVASFVYEDEIIKKAELSLQEPLKKTKRSRGIESMKYGVIQGISLCLWNIAHAVALWYTTVLVQKKQASFVNSIRSYQIFSLTVPSITELWTFIPMVMSAIAILNPAFDTLDRETEIVPDKPENPSKGWLAGRTEFQDVHFNYPSRPEVTILDGFNLIIEPGQKLALVGPSGAGKSSVLALILRFYDPCRGRVLIDNKNIRDYNLRWLRKQIGLVQQEPILFNISIRDNISYGSESTSETEIIQAAMEANIHEFISGLPEGYDTIVGEKGSQLSGGQKQRIAIARTLLKRPPILLLDEATSALDGESERVVMSSLGAKEWTNKDDRARKVTSITVAHRLSTVINAEMIVVMEKGKVVELGNHETLISADDGIYSRLFHLQSNMKD from the exons atgggctcaatatactccaacaatcAGGTAATAAGGCCTAACACTGCAGGTGACATATTCATTGACGGCCACAGTATCAAGAAACTTGATCTGAAATTACTGCGAAGAAATATAGCTTCAGTCTCTCAGGAACCATCACTGTTTTCTGGTAATATAAAGGACAACTTGAGGATTGGTAAAATGGATGCAAATGACGAAGAGATAATTGAAGCAGCAACGACAGCCAATGTTCATTCATTCATATCCAAACTACCAAATGAGTATTTAACAGAG GTAGGAGAAAGGGGTGTGCAGTTATCAGGGGGCCAGAAACAAAGGATAGCGATCGCAAGGGCAATGCTGAAGGATCCACCAATCCTACTTCTCGATGAAGCAACAAGTGCCCTTGATTCAGAATCAGAAAAGCTAGTTAAAGATGCACTTGAGATAGCCATGCGCGGAAGGACTGTTATCTTGATAGCCCACAGGATGTCCACAATTGTAGATGCTGACACTATTGTTGTCGTGGAGAATGGAAGAGTAGCACAAACTGGGACACATCATGAGTTGCTCGAGAAAAACACATTTTACTCCAATGTATGCAGCATGCAAAATATAGAGACGGAAGCTGAAAAGAAAGTGGCAAG CACTTCTGATAATGTAATAGAGGAACAAATTGGTGAAGCACACATCAGGCAGTCTTCTATAAAGCAGGGAACCAAGAACAAACTAGAAAGAGTGGAGTCGAAGCAGCAGAAGAGAGAGATTGTAAAGGAAATGCATCCTTTCTTCAGACTTTGGTATGGACTGCATAAAGAGGACATTTTGAAGATTCTATTTGGTTCCTCAGCAGCAGCCATCTCTGGAATCTCAAAGCCCTTGTTTGGTTACTTCATCATGACAATTGGTGTGGCATATTACGATCCAGATGCAAAAACAAAAGTCAGCAAGTATTCTTTGATATTCTTCACAGCTGGGATGGTCACACTGGTCAGTAACATCTTGCAGCACTATATTTATGGTATTGTTGGAGAAAAGGCAATGAAAAACCTAAGGGAGGACCTCTTCTCAG CTGTTCTTCGGAACGAGCTTGGCTGGTTTGAGAAACCGAAGAATGGCGTAGGATTTCTGACCTCGCGCATTGTCAGTGACACCTCAACAGTCAAGACCATCATATCAGACAGAATGGCGGTCATTGTACAATGCATCTCTTCAATTCTGATAGCAATAATAGTAAGCATGTACGTCAATTGGCGCATGGGTTTagtttcatgggcagtcatgcCATGCCATTTCATTGGTGGCCTTATTCAAGCCAAGTCAGCCAAAGGATTCTACGGTGACTCTGCTATCGCTCACCGGGAACTTGTCTCCCTTGCTTCAGAAGCGGCTAGCAACATCCGAACTGTGGCATCCTTTGTTTATGAAGATGAAATAATTAAGAAAGCAGAATTGTCACTGCAGGAACCTTTGAAAAAAACCAAGAGATCCCGGGGA ATTGAAAGCATGAAGTATGGGGTGATCCAAGGGATCTCGCTCTGCCTCTGGAATATTGCACATGCAGTGGCGCTCTGGTACACCACAGTTCTGGTCCAGAAGAAGCAAGCCTCATTTGTGAACAGCATAAGATCATACCAGATATTCTCACTCACAGTACCTTCCATCACAGAATTATGGACCTTCATTCCCATGGTCATGTCAGCAATTGCAATACTGAATCCTGCATTTGACACACTTGACAGAGAGACAGAAATTGTACCAGATAAACCAGAGAATCCTAGCAAAGGCTGGCTCGCCGGGAGAACTGAGTTTCAGGATGTGCACTTCAACTATCCATCAAGGCCAGAGGTGACCATTCTGGATGGATTCAATCTAATTATTGAACCTGGTCAAAAACTAGCATTGGTTGGCCCAAGTGGTGCAGGAAAATCCTCTGTACTGGCTCTAATACTGAGATTCTATGATCCTTGCAGAGGCAGAGTGTTAATCGACAACAAGAACATAAGGGACTACAATCTCAGATGGCTCAGGAAGCAGATTGGGCTAGTTCAACAAGAACCAATCCTGTTCAACATATCTATCAGAGATAACATTAGCTATGGAAGTGAAAGCACTTCAGAGACTGAAATCATCCAAGCTGCAATGGAGGCAAACATCCATGAGTTCATCAGTGGTTTGCCAGAAGGGTATGACACCATTGTTGGAGAGAAAGGAAGCCAGCTTTCAGGAGGGCAGAAACAGCGGATTGCTATTGCAAGAACTCTATTAAAGAGGCCTCCTATTCTGCTTCTTGATGAGGCAACTAGCGCTCTCGATGGTGAATCTGAGAGGGTGGTAATGAGCTCTTTAGGGGCTAAGGAGTGGACGAACAAAGATGATCGAGCCAGAAAGGTTACAAGTATAACAGTTGCACATAGATTGTCGACAGTCATAAATGCGGAGATGATAGTTGTAATGGAGAAAGGAAAGGTGGTTGAACTTGGTAATCACGAAACATTGATATCTGCAGATGACGGGATTTACTCAAGGTTATTCCACTTGCAAAGCAACATGAAGGATTAA
- the LOC120713164 gene encoding transcriptional regulatory protein AlgP-like, protein MDSGCAAVAPAVVVAADLGPDAAAPAAAGAGDVAPLAPGARPGAGPLQQALELPPVVEQPVEAAMAAAGADLAALRAAAQLLQAAGTDPAVLRAAAQLLHAAGAAPEDAAAGPAVAAAHRASIAAGKQPVVDAAGKQPVVDAASDTAWTGLGMPPADAPLSAIAIRGQPADAALAAALLAAKSEASAAQERVRAASLAWECERFGFPASASPM, encoded by the exons ATGGACTCTGgatgcgccgccgtcgcccctgcGGTGGTCGTAGCCGCCGATCTCGGGCCGGACGCGGCTGCACCCGCCGCTGCAGGGGCCGGGGACGTTGCCCCCCTTGCTCCAGGCGCGCGCCCCGGCGCGGGTCCTCTACAGCAGGCCCTGGAGCTGCCTCCCGTGGTGGAGCAGCCTGTggaggccgccatggccgccgcaggTGCCGATCTGGCCGCCCTGCGGGCCGCAGCACAACTGCTGCAGGCCGCGGGCACCGATCCGGCGGTGCTGCGGGCCGCAGCCCAGCTACTACACGCCGCGGGGGCTGCTCCTGAGGACGCGGCCGCCGGTCCCGCCGTtgctgctgcccaccgcgccTCCATCGCCGCAGGCAAGCAGCCCGTCGTCGACGCCGCAGGCAAGCAGCCCGTCGTCGACGCCGCGTCCGACACTGCATGGACCGGGCTCGGGATGCcgcccgcggatgcgccgctctccgccatCGCCATCCGCGGGCAGCCGGCCGACGCCgcactcgccgcggccctcctcgccgccaagtcggaggcttcggcggctcaAGAGCGGGTCCGCGCAGCGTCCCTCGCCTGGGAGTGtgagc gattcggcttcccggcgtccgcttcTCCGATGTGA